Proteins encoded by one window of uncultured Celeribacter sp.:
- a CDS encoding helix-turn-helix domain-containing protein, producing MARQATYDRDKVLKSAMDLFWAKGFHATSLKDLENALDMRPGSIYAAFGSKEGVYAEALRLYSGRTQAGLAEVMAEGGSKLKGIADYIRLLGGQRRAEVPSRACMLVKTILEMPDDDPNLRGLAEDLIDQMETALTEVLRQAQAEGELPASTDPVRLAGQIQTQLIGLRAYAQRMHAEGRVAQVAEDIAQGIEALSVKAA from the coding sequence ATGGCGAGACAGGCGACATATGACCGCGACAAGGTGCTGAAATCCGCGATGGACCTGTTCTGGGCCAAAGGGTTTCATGCCACCTCGCTGAAAGATCTGGAGAACGCGCTCGACATGCGGCCCGGCTCGATCTACGCCGCTTTCGGATCGAAAGAGGGGGTCTATGCCGAGGCGCTCAGACTCTATTCGGGGCGCACGCAGGCGGGGCTTGCGGAGGTCATGGCGGAGGGCGGTTCAAAGCTCAAAGGGATCGCGGATTACATCCGCTTGTTGGGTGGCCAAAGGCGCGCTGAGGTGCCGTCGCGCGCCTGTATGTTGGTCAAAACCATTCTTGAAATGCCCGATGACGACCCGAACCTGCGGGGCCTCGCCGAAGATTTGATCGACCAAATGGAAACGGCCCTGACCGAGGTTCTGCGTCAGGCGCAGGCGGAAGGCGAGCTGCCCGCAAGCACCGATCCGGTGCGGCTCGCAGGGCAGATTCAGACACAGCTGATCGGATTGCGCGCCTATGCGCAGCGGATGCACGCGGAGGGGCGCGTCGCGCAGGTTGCCGAAGACATCGCGCAGGGCATCGAGGCCCTCTCCGTCAAAGCGGCTTAA
- a CDS encoding FAD-binding protein: protein MSILTAKETAKSEADLVEIIRGAGPFVIEGGGTRRIGVTEGEPLSTRGLSGVTLYEPGTLTLVAQAGMPLSEIDVLLAAENQRLAFEVPDFRGLLGRAGESTLGGVVATNASGPRRVAVGACRDFCLGVRFVDGRGEVVKNGGRVMKNVTGLDLVKLMAGSHGTLGVMTEVSLKVQPLPETTVTLAVPGCDAAEAIAILSQMLGQPYDLTGAAWQDGEVLLRLEGFETSLRYRVERLKALLQHDVLEHWGVEACEPIWRDIRDVRAFHGRSGDVWSVSVKPSEAVRLVQAVQPEDVMFDWGGNRLWLLTNADTDVRAKMTSGHATLVRASDETKRRLGVFPPQSPALERISVGLRQHFDPQGKFNRGMR from the coding sequence ATGAGTATTTTGACAGCAAAGGAAACTGCGAAAAGCGAAGCCGATTTGGTCGAGATCATCCGAGGCGCCGGGCCGTTTGTCATCGAAGGCGGCGGGACGCGGCGGATTGGCGTGACCGAGGGAGAGCCCCTGTCCACGCGGGGGCTGAGCGGTGTGACGCTTTATGAGCCGGGGACGCTGACGCTTGTGGCGCAGGCGGGGATGCCTTTGAGTGAGATTGACGTGCTTTTGGCCGCTGAAAACCAAAGGTTGGCGTTTGAGGTTCCTGATTTCCGTGGGCTTTTAGGGCGTGCGGGAGAGAGCACCCTCGGCGGCGTCGTGGCCACGAATGCCTCCGGGCCGCGGCGTGTGGCGGTGGGCGCCTGTCGCGATTTTTGCCTTGGGGTGCGCTTTGTCGATGGGCGCGGCGAGGTGGTGAAAAACGGCGGGCGGGTGATGAAGAATGTCACCGGGCTTGATCTTGTGAAGTTGATGGCCGGGAGCCATGGGACGCTGGGCGTGATGACGGAGGTGAGCCTCAAGGTGCAGCCTTTGCCTGAGACCACGGTGACGCTGGCGGTGCCGGGATGTGACGCGGCAGAGGCGATTGCGATCCTGTCGCAGATGTTGGGCCAGCCATACGACCTGACCGGGGCTGCGTGGCAAGATGGCGAGGTTTTGCTGCGGTTAGAGGGCTTTGAGACCTCGCTGCGCTACCGTGTTGAGCGTCTGAAGGCGCTCTTGCAGCATGATGTTCTTGAGCATTGGGGTGTGGAAGCCTGTGAGCCGATTTGGCGCGACATTCGGGATGTTCGGGCGTTTCATGGCAGGTCGGGGGATGTCTGGTCGGTCTCGGTGAAACCTTCGGAAGCCGTGCGTTTGGTTCAAGCTGTGCAACCCGAGGACGTGATGTTTGACTGGGGCGGCAATCGGCTTTGGCTTTTGACCAACGCCGACACGGATGTGCGCGCAAAGATGACGAGCGGACACGCGACATTGGTGCGCGCCTCTGACGAGACAAAGCGACGTCTGGGCGTATTCCCTCCACAATCCCCCGCACTTGAACGGATCAGCGTGGGGCTGCGTCAACACTTTGATCCCCAAGGCAAATTCAACAGAGGCATGCGCTGA
- the glcF gene encoding glycolate oxidase subunit GlcF has product MQTNFTPEQLMDPGIKRANEILRACVHCGFCTATCPTYAVLGDELDSPRGRIYLIKDMLENDRPADAKIVKHLDRCLSCLACMTTCPSGVHYMHLIDHARVHVEKTYKRPVMDRLLRWTLAKILPYPGRFRVALMGAKIAKPLRHLMPEPRLKAMLEMAPARIPAPSRNDEAQVFPAKGARKMRVALMTGCAQKALDTDINDATIRLLTRLGCEVVVAKGAGCCGALTHHMGKEADSHGAAAKNIRAWMREIEGDGLDAIVINTSGCGTTVKDYGHMFRSSELADEAAQVAALAKDVSEVLMLLDLPEGQQDLKVAYHAACSLQHGQQIKTHPKTLLKRVGFEVVEPQDSHLCCGSAGTYNLLQPELSKNLKERKIKTLSAKTPDVVAAGNIGCIMQIGSGMDVPVVHTVELLDWATGGPKPPKLFSNRS; this is encoded by the coding sequence ATGCAGACGAATTTCACGCCAGAGCAGCTCATGGATCCCGGGATCAAGCGCGCCAATGAAATCCTGCGCGCCTGTGTGCATTGCGGGTTCTGTACCGCGACCTGTCCGACCTATGCGGTGCTGGGCGACGAGTTGGATAGTCCGCGCGGGCGGATTTATCTGATCAAGGATATGTTGGAAAACGACCGGCCTGCGGATGCCAAGATCGTCAAACATCTGGATCGCTGCCTGTCCTGTCTGGCCTGTATGACGACCTGTCCGTCAGGGGTGCATTACATGCATCTGATCGACCATGCGCGGGTGCATGTGGAGAAGACCTACAAACGGCCCGTGATGGATCGGTTGCTGCGCTGGACGCTGGCGAAAATCCTACCTTATCCGGGGCGGTTTCGGGTGGCTTTGATGGGGGCGAAGATCGCGAAACCTCTGCGTCATCTGATGCCCGAACCACGGCTGAAAGCGATGCTAGAGATGGCGCCCGCTCGCATTCCGGCCCCGTCGCGCAATGATGAGGCGCAGGTGTTTCCGGCCAAAGGCGCACGCAAGATGCGCGTCGCTTTGATGACCGGCTGCGCGCAAAAGGCGTTGGACACGGACATCAACGATGCAACCATCCGGCTTTTGACGCGGTTGGGCTGTGAGGTCGTGGTGGCGAAGGGCGCGGGCTGTTGCGGGGCGCTCACGCACCACATGGGCAAGGAGGCGGACTCGCATGGAGCGGCCGCCAAAAACATCCGCGCCTGGATGCGAGAGATCGAGGGGGACGGGCTGGATGCCATCGTGATCAACACCTCTGGTTGTGGCACGACGGTGAAAGATTATGGTCATATGTTCCGCAGCTCTGAGCTGGCGGATGAGGCCGCACAGGTCGCCGCGCTGGCCAAGGATGTCTCCGAAGTGCTGATGCTGCTCGACCTGCCTGAAGGCCAACAGGACCTTAAAGTCGCCTATCACGCCGCCTGTTCGCTGCAACACGGGCAACAGATCAAGACCCATCCGAAAACGCTTTTGAAACGCGTCGGTTTCGAGGTGGTCGAGCCACAGGACAGCCATCTGTGTTGTGGATCAGCCGGCACCTACAACCTCTTGCAGCCCGAGCTGTCAAAAAATCTGAAAGAGAGGAAAATTAAAACCTTATCGGCGAAGACCCCAGATGTGGTGGCCGCTGGCAATATCGGCTGCATCATGCAGATCGGATCGGGCATGGATGTGCCGGTGGTGCACACGGTCGAACTGCTCGACTGGGCAACAGGTGGCCCAAAACCGCCCAAATTGTTCTCGAATCGGTCATAA
- a CDS encoding FAD-linked oxidase C-terminal domain-containing protein, with product MDMPAPKPEILRRKSELATRLRAVLAKDALIEAPEELKAYECDALTAYRCPPLLAVLPETTEEVSKVMAICHEMGVPVVPRGAGTSLAGGALPSEDAVILGVARLRDVVEINTSDRYIRVQTGMTNLAVTAAVEDEGFFYAPDPSSQLACAIAGNIAMNSGGAHCLKYGVTTNNLLGVTMVMADGEVVEIGGAEMDAGGLDLLGLICGSEGQLGVVTEATLRILPKPEGARPVLFGFDSNEVAGACVADIIRSGLIPVAIEFMDRPIIRATEEFAGAGYPDCEALLIVEVEGSEQEINDQLARIIEIAKQHNPVAIRESQSAEESARIWLGRKSAFGAMGQRGDYICLDGTIPVGALPAVLKRIAELGVEYGHMVGNVFHAGDGNMHPLILYNANEPGQLESAERLGAEILKLCVDAGGCLTGEHGVGVEKRELMTHQFAPADLEAQMAVKDVFDPTWILNPAKVFPLDVSASRRAGA from the coding sequence ATGGATATGCCTGCACCGAAGCCGGAGATTCTCCGCCGCAAATCCGAACTCGCGACGCGTCTGCGGGCGGTTTTGGCCAAGGATGCGCTCATTGAAGCCCCCGAAGAACTCAAGGCCTATGAATGCGATGCGCTGACAGCCTATCGCTGTCCGCCGCTTTTGGCGGTGCTGCCGGAGACCACGGAAGAGGTCTCGAAAGTCATGGCGATTTGTCACGAGATGGGCGTGCCGGTGGTGCCGCGCGGTGCCGGGACGTCGCTGGCCGGGGGCGCTTTGCCGTCGGAAGACGCCGTGATCTTGGGCGTCGCGCGCCTTCGCGATGTGGTCGAGATCAACACCTCTGACCGCTACATCCGCGTCCAGACCGGCATGACCAACCTCGCCGTCACGGCGGCGGTGGAAGACGAAGGGTTTTTCTACGCCCCCGACCCATCAAGCCAATTGGCCTGCGCCATTGCGGGCAATATCGCGATGAACTCCGGCGGCGCGCATTGTCTCAAATACGGGGTGACGACGAACAATCTTTTGGGTGTCACCATGGTGATGGCCGACGGCGAAGTGGTCGAGATCGGCGGCGCCGAAATGGACGCGGGTGGGCTCGATCTTCTGGGTCTGATCTGCGGCTCCGAGGGGCAGTTGGGCGTGGTGACCGAAGCCACCCTGCGCATCCTGCCGAAACCCGAAGGCGCGCGGCCTGTGCTCTTTGGCTTCGACAGCAACGAAGTCGCGGGGGCTTGCGTCGCGGACATCATCCGCTCGGGGCTGATCCCCGTGGCGATCGAATTCATGGACCGACCCATCATTCGCGCCACCGAAGAGTTCGCGGGCGCGGGCTACCCTGATTGCGAGGCGCTTTTGATTGTCGAGGTCGAAGGTTCGGAGCAGGAGATCAACGACCAGCTGGCGCGGATCATCGAAATCGCCAAGCAGCACAACCCAGTCGCGATCCGGGAAAGCCAAAGTGCCGAGGAAAGCGCGCGCATTTGGCTGGGCCGCAAGTCCGCCTTTGGCGCGATGGGGCAACGCGGCGACTATATTTGCCTCGATGGCACGATCCCGGTCGGCGCACTGCCCGCCGTGCTCAAACGCATCGCGGAACTTGGCGTCGAGTATGGCCATATGGTCGGCAATGTGTTCCACGCGGGCGACGGAAATATGCATCCGCTCATTCTTTATAATGCCAACGAGCCGGGACAGTTGGAGAGCGCTGAACGGTTGGGCGCGGAGATTTTGAAGCTTTGCGTCGATGCAGGGGGCTGTCTCACCGGGGAGCATGGCGTGGGCGTTGAAAAGCGCGAGTTGATGACGCATCAGTTTGCGCCCGCCGATCTTGAGGCGCAGATGGCGGTGAAAGATGTGTTTGATCCGACATGGATTTTGAACCCGGCGAAGGTGTTTCCGCTGGATGTCAGCGCCTCGCGGAGGGCGGGGGCATGA
- a CDS encoding esterase-like activity of phytase family protein, whose product MKKNLLLAASALALCATGASADMTFNRIASFATPDNMAEGEDHARETSAEIIAASEDGMTLIYTDSPLGVVGLIDITDPKAPKALGNIEMPGEPTSVAVRGMTAYVGVKTSEDYVNTSGQIVVVDMAKKEIIGSCDLGGQPDSIAVSKDGSFVSVAIENERDEDLGDGRTGQMPAGFLDMVSVTESGCSDVKTVEMTGLTEISPEDPEPEFVDINSLGETVMTLQENNHLMVISKDGEILNHFSAGTVDLTGIDTVDERASLDFTGEQLGRKREPDAVKWIDDDHFAIANEGDMDGGSRGWTIFNKDGSVVFESGASFEHALIQIGHYPDKRSDAKGVEPESIETAVFDGTPYVFVGSERGSAVGVYNVSDLSAPVLEQILPSGIGPEGYVAIPERNLLISANETDLIEDGGVRAHVMIFERAEGEPMYPTLTSEGADELIGWGAISGMVADEDGMIYAVNDSFYGFQPSIFKIDPSSKPARIVDVIRVHRANGDAAQKLDMEGITLDGKGGFYVASEGRTERLIPHAIYHVNADGLIETNKGEIGIPAELSAVEKRFGFEGITKVGDTLWMAVQREWGDDAKNTVKLVAYNLETKEWGAVSYPKAAPDTGWVGLSEIVAHGDYFYVIERDNQIGANAVTKKIYRIPAAEMVPAPLGGELPVVTKEEVRDLIPDLKSFGGYVVDKVEGLAITPEGEMFVSTDNDGVDDSSGETFFWSIGSVE is encoded by the coding sequence ATGAAAAAGAACCTGCTGCTTGCGGCTTCTGCTCTGGCGCTTTGTGCGACCGGGGCATCTGCCGATATGACCTTCAACCGCATCGCCTCTTTCGCCACGCCGGACAATATGGCCGAGGGCGAGGACCACGCGCGCGAAACCTCCGCCGAGATCATCGCCGCCTCGGAAGACGGCATGACGTTGATCTACACCGACAGCCCGCTGGGCGTCGTCGGCCTCATCGACATCACCGACCCGAAAGCCCCCAAGGCGCTTGGCAATATCGAGATGCCGGGCGAGCCGACCTCCGTGGCTGTGCGCGGCATGACCGCCTATGTCGGCGTGAAAACCTCTGAGGATTACGTCAACACCTCCGGCCAGATCGTTGTGGTGGATATGGCCAAGAAAGAGATCATCGGGTCGTGCGATCTGGGCGGTCAGCCCGACTCGATCGCCGTGTCGAAAGACGGGTCTTTCGTGTCCGTGGCGATTGAGAACGAGCGCGACGAAGACCTCGGCGACGGTCGCACCGGCCAGATGCCGGCGGGCTTTCTGGATATGGTTTCCGTCACTGAGAGCGGTTGCTCTGACGTGAAAACCGTCGAAATGACCGGCCTGACCGAGATTTCGCCGGAAGACCCGGAGCCGGAGTTTGTCGACATCAATTCCTTGGGCGAAACCGTCATGACGCTTCAGGAGAACAACCACCTGATGGTGATATCGAAAGACGGTGAGATCCTGAACCATTTCTCCGCAGGCACCGTGGATCTGACCGGGATCGACACCGTGGACGAGCGCGCCTCGCTTGATTTCACCGGCGAACAACTGGGCCGCAAACGCGAACCCGATGCGGTGAAATGGATCGACGACGACCATTTTGCCATCGCCAACGAAGGCGACATGGACGGCGGCTCGCGCGGCTGGACCATTTTCAATAAGGACGGTTCTGTCGTCTTTGAGAGCGGCGCGTCGTTCGAACATGCGCTGATCCAAATCGGCCACTACCCGGACAAACGCTCCGACGCCAAAGGCGTTGAGCCGGAAAGCATTGAAACCGCCGTGTTCGACGGAACGCCCTATGTCTTCGTCGGCTCCGAGCGCGGCTCTGCCGTGGGCGTCTACAACGTGTCTGACCTCTCTGCCCCTGTGCTGGAGCAAATCCTGCCGTCGGGCATCGGGCCGGAAGGCTATGTCGCGATCCCGGAGCGCAACCTGTTGATCTCCGCCAACGAAACCGACCTTATCGAAGACGGCGGCGTGCGCGCGCATGTCATGATCTTTGAGCGTGCCGAAGGTGAGCCGATGTATCCGACGCTGACCTCTGAGGGCGCAGATGAGCTGATCGGCTGGGGCGCGATTTCCGGCATGGTCGCGGATGAGGACGGCATGATCTACGCCGTCAACGACAGCTTCTATGGCTTCCAGCCCTCCATCTTCAAAATCGATCCGTCGAGCAAACCGGCCCGTATCGTGGATGTGATCCGTGTGCATCGTGCCAACGGCGACGCGGCGCAGAAACTCGATATGGAAGGCATCACGCTCGACGGCAAAGGTGGGTTCTATGTTGCCTCCGAAGGCCGCACCGAGCGCCTGATCCCGCATGCGATCTACCACGTCAACGCCGATGGCCTGATCGAAACCAACAAAGGCGAGATCGGCATCCCCGCAGAGTTGAGCGCCGTTGAAAAACGCTTTGGCTTCGAAGGCATCACCAAGGTCGGTGACACGCTTTGGATGGCTGTGCAGCGCGAATGGGGCGATGACGCGAAGAACACCGTGAAACTCGTCGCCTATAACCTTGAGACCAAGGAATGGGGTGCCGTCTCCTATCCCAAAGCCGCGCCGGACACCGGCTGGGTCGGCCTGTCGGAGATCGTCGCTCATGGCGATTACTTCTACGTCATCGAGCGCGACAACCAGATCGGTGCGAATGCTGTGACCAAGAAAATCTACCGCATCCCCGCCGCCGAGATGGTGCCTGCGCCTTTGGGCGGCGAGCTTCCGGTGGTCACCAAGGAAGAGGTCCGCGATCTGATCCCGGATCTGAAATCCTTCGGCGGCTATGTGGTCGATAAGGTCGAGGGCCTCGCTATCACCCCTGAGGGCGAAATGTTCGTCTCCACCGACAACGACGGCGTGGATGACAGCTCGGGCGAGACATTCTTCTGGTCCATCGGGTCTGTCGAGTAA
- a CDS encoding DUF599 domain-containing protein: MELFDQLQYFSLLDVLAVIYLIAAWGILGYVIENPPKKRVSTSVLVADYRREWMVHMITRKPRIFDATVLATLREGTSFLASACLIAIGGGLAAISNAERLSAVASDLALDAPKIIWEVKILLALFFITNAFLKFIWSNRLFGYCGVVMASVSNDEADPQALPRAHKAGELNITAARAFNAGIRGIYFALGALSWLLGPVGLLVGGSLVIFIMLRREFASTSRRILMREEV; the protein is encoded by the coding sequence ATGGAACTCTTTGATCAGCTTCAATATTTCTCCCTGCTCGATGTTCTCGCCGTGATCTATCTGATCGCGGCCTGGGGAATTTTGGGCTATGTGATCGAGAATCCACCGAAAAAACGCGTCTCCACCTCCGTTCTGGTCGCCGATTATCGGCGTGAGTGGATGGTGCATATGATCACCCGCAAACCACGAATTTTCGATGCGACCGTCTTGGCGACCCTGCGCGAAGGTACGAGTTTTCTCGCCTCTGCCTGTCTCATCGCCATCGGTGGTGGTCTGGCCGCGATCTCCAATGCCGAGCGGTTGAGCGCTGTGGCCAGCGATCTGGCGCTGGACGCACCCAAGATCATCTGGGAGGTGAAAATCCTTTTGGCGCTGTTCTTTATCACCAACGCATTCTTGAAATTCATCTGGTCGAACCGGCTGTTCGGCTATTGCGGCGTGGTCATGGCCTCGGTCAGCAATGACGAGGCCGACCCTCAGGCCCTGCCCCGAGCGCACAAGGCAGGTGAGTTGAACATCACCGCTGCGCGCGCGTTCAACGCAGGCATTCGCGGCATCTATTTCGCGCTTGGCGCGTTGTCGTGGCTCTTAGGTCCGGTCGGGCTTTTGGTCGGCGGGAGCCTGGTGATCTTCATCATGCTGCGCCGCGAATTCGCCTCGACGTCCCGACGCATTCTGATGCGCGAAGAAGTTTAA
- a CDS encoding trypsin-like serine protease, with protein MRKLLTIFFILLMAGQAQADSKLKAFQTGDDSRGWEAVGRLDFAGRSFCTGALITETLVLTAAHCMFDIYDHKPHKPKDITFKAGWRNGQAQAYRAAKAIYVHPGFALNSGDLHDRLVHDVALIELDRPVRTTSVRPFAISARPEKGQAVGVVSYAHDRAETPSLQEVCHVMARQGGVLVTSCEVDFGSSGAPIFDMSGPTPRIVSVVSAKAQFRGGRVSVGTSLDGALSDLLQMASTGKSHFQKASAEPLPDLSQTEFVVGVTGH; from the coding sequence ATGAGAAAATTGCTGACCATCTTCTTTATCCTCCTCATGGCAGGACAGGCGCAGGCGGACAGCAAGCTCAAGGCCTTTCAAACCGGCGATGACAGCCGCGGCTGGGAGGCCGTTGGACGTCTCGATTTCGCCGGGCGCAGTTTCTGCACCGGGGCTTTGATCACCGAAACTCTGGTCCTGACCGCCGCGCATTGCATGTTCGACATCTACGATCACAAACCGCACAAGCCCAAAGACATCACGTTCAAAGCCGGTTGGCGCAATGGTCAGGCGCAGGCTTACCGCGCTGCCAAGGCGATCTACGTGCATCCGGGGTTTGCGCTCAATTCCGGCGATCTGCATGACCGTCTGGTGCATGATGTGGCGCTGATCGAGTTGGACCGTCCGGTGCGCACCACCTCTGTGCGGCCTTTCGCAATCTCGGCGCGCCCGGAAAAGGGTCAGGCCGTTGGCGTCGTCTCCTATGCCCATGACCGTGCCGAAACGCCCTCTTTGCAAGAAGTCTGCCATGTGATGGCGCGTCAGGGCGGTGTGCTTGTGACCTCATGCGAGGTGGATTTCGGCTCCTCCGGTGCACCGATTTTCGATATGTCCGGCCCCACGCCGCGCATCGTCTCGGTGGTCTCCGCCAAGGCGCAATTCCGGGGCGGGCGTGTCTCTGTCGGCACCTCTCTCGATGGCGCCCTGTCTGATCTCTTGCAAATGGCCTCCACCGGGAAAAGCCATTTCCAAAAGGCCAGCGCAGAGCCCTTGCCCGACTTGTCCCAGACAGAATTCGTCGTGGGCGTCACGGGGCACTGA
- a CDS encoding DUF1523 family protein, producing MRYVKWTLIALIVLIVGGFAHYTLPQHDIVRIVNTYEERQDLSGWTTMFWQAPDNGSTTGDQTRDVQFIQAVRPNGKSIVYRNEDTGWGWPPYFKFDTANLYTEANDAISTKAAPEWVSVTHYGWRSELLSIFPNAMGIKPVAGPDVTIIPWANIIILTVLFLFVVTLYRMWQQFRQRAIEPLVDDVEDVLELADEKKDSVVDKVKGWFKR from the coding sequence ATGCGCTATGTGAAATGGACCCTGATCGCCCTGATCGTTCTGATTGTCGGAGGGTTTGCGCATTACACCTTGCCACAGCATGACATCGTGCGAATCGTGAACACCTATGAGGAGCGTCAGGATCTGTCCGGCTGGACCACGATGTTCTGGCAGGCGCCTGACAATGGCTCGACGACGGGCGATCAAACCCGCGATGTACAATTCATCCAGGCCGTGCGTCCGAACGGCAAGAGCATCGTCTATCGCAACGAAGACACCGGCTGGGGCTGGCCGCCGTACTTTAAATTCGACACGGCGAATCTTTATACCGAGGCCAATGATGCAATCTCGACCAAGGCGGCCCCCGAATGGGTCTCCGTCACCCACTATGGTTGGCGCTCGGAGCTTTTGTCGATCTTCCCCAATGCGATGGGGATCAAACCGGTCGCGGGGCCGGATGTGACCATCATTCCTTGGGCCAATATCATCATCCTGACGGTCCTGTTCCTCTTTGTGGTGACCCTTTACCGTATGTGGCAACAATTCCGCCAACGCGCCATCGAGCCGCTGGTCGATGATGTCGAAGACGTGCTTGAGCTGGCCGACGAAAAGAAAGACAGCGTGGTCGATAAGGTCAAAGGCTGGTTTAAACGATAA
- a CDS encoding Hsp20 family protein: MRNFDLAPLYRATVGFDQIADLMDRVLTQEVSQPSYPPYNIEKTSDDAWRISLAVAGFSTEDIGIEQRENALVITARKADSEEEKAKTYLHRGIATRAFERRFTLAEHVRVTGASHENGMLHIDLKREVPEALKPRRIEIAGPNTVETKVIESDPTTEV; the protein is encoded by the coding sequence ATGCGCAACTTTGATCTTGCACCGCTTTACCGTGCCACCGTCGGCTTCGACCAGATCGCCGATCTGATGGACCGCGTTCTGACCCAAGAGGTCAGCCAACCCAGCTACCCGCCCTATAACATCGAGAAAACCTCCGATGACGCTTGGCGCATTTCGCTCGCCGTGGCCGGGTTCTCGACCGAAGACATCGGAATTGAACAGCGTGAAAACGCGCTGGTGATCACCGCACGCAAAGCCGACAGCGAGGAAGAAAAGGCCAAGACCTATCTCCATCGCGGCATCGCCACCCGCGCCTTCGAGCGCCGCTTTACGCTGGCCGAACATGTGCGCGTTACCGGCGCGTCCCATGAAAACGGCATGCTGCACATCGACCTGAAACGCGAAGTGCCCGAAGCTCTGAAGCCCCGCCGGATCGAGATCGCCGGACCGAACACGGTGGAAACCAAGGTGATTGAGAGCGATCCGACCACCGAGGTCTGA
- a CDS encoding PLP-dependent aminotransferase family protein: MSLPENSAETTLEKTSARLTELFAHRTGRMRASEIRELLKLLDQPNIISFAGGIPDPAYFPREAFAEAMTKALSEQAAAVALQYSTSEGYTPLRDWIVGYMARHGVTCTRDNILITAGSQQALDYLGKIFLNAGDTALVTWPTYMGALGAFNAYEPRYDRIDPQTNRPTEDVLADAKAAGGEVKFAYLSTDFANPTGVTLTEDQRRTVLARADALGCAVIEDAAYQELRYRGEEIKPILALEIEEKGDIDACRTIYLGSFSKTLAPGLRVGWAVAAKPVISQMVLTKQAADLQTATINQIAVSEVANGVFEDHVAKLREVYGVRLDAMLAALERHMPEGVEWTKPDGGMFVWVTLPQGMDGAELLKEALKANVAFVPGGAFYADGSNRNTLRLNFSMSAAAKIEEGIARLGDVIRAQL; this comes from the coding sequence ATGAGTCTGCCAGAGAATTCCGCCGAGACGACTTTAGAGAAAACAAGCGCGCGTCTGACCGAACTGTTCGCCCATCGGACCGGACGGATGCGGGCGTCAGAGATCCGCGAGCTTCTCAAACTTCTCGACCAGCCGAACATTATTTCCTTTGCGGGCGGCATTCCCGACCCGGCCTATTTCCCGCGCGAAGCCTTTGCCGAGGCGATGACCAAGGCGCTGAGCGAACAGGCAGCGGCGGTCGCGTTGCAATATTCCACCTCCGAGGGCTACACGCCGCTTCGTGATTGGATCGTTGGCTATATGGCACGCCATGGTGTGACCTGTACCCGCGACAACATCCTGATCACGGCAGGCTCGCAGCAGGCGCTGGATTATCTCGGGAAAATCTTTCTGAACGCAGGCGATACGGCGCTTGTGACCTGGCCGACCTACATGGGCGCCTTGGGGGCGTTCAACGCCTATGAGCCACGCTACGACCGGATCGACCCGCAGACCAACCGGCCCACCGAAGACGTGCTGGCCGACGCGAAAGCCGCAGGCGGCGAAGTCAAATTCGCCTACCTGTCGACCGATTTCGCCAACCCCACCGGTGTGACCCTGACCGAAGATCAGCGCCGGACCGTATTGGCGCGCGCAGATGCGCTGGGCTGCGCGGTGATCGAGGATGCGGCCTATCAGGAGCTGCGCTACCGCGGCGAAGAGATCAAGCCGATCTTGGCGCTTGAGATCGAAGAGAAAGGCGACATCGACGCCTGTCGCACGATCTACCTCGGCTCTTTCTCGAAAACCTTGGCGCCGGGGTTGCGCGTCGGCTGGGCCGTGGCCGCGAAACCGGTGATCAGCCAGATGGTGCTGACCAAACAAGCCGCCGATCTTCAGACCGCGACGATCAACCAGATCGCGGTGAGCGAAGTGGCGAACGGTGTGTTTGAGGATCACGTCGCCAAGCTACGCGAGGTCTACGGCGTTCGGCTGGACGCGATGTTGGCCGCGCTCGAACGCCATATGCCCGAAGGTGTCGAATGGACGAAACCCGATGGCGGGATGTTCGTCTGGGTGACACTGCCGCAGGGCATGGATGGGGCGGAGCTTTTGAAAGAGGCACTCAAAGCCAATGTGGCTTTTGTGCCGGGGGGCGCGTTTTATGCCGATGGCTCGAACCGCAACACGCTGCGCCTCAATTTTTCGATGTCAGCGGCGGCGAAGATCGAAGAGGGCATTGCGCGTCTGGGGGATGTGATCCGCGCGCAGCTGTGA